In one Pangasianodon hypophthalmus isolate fPanHyp1 chromosome 22, fPanHyp1.pri, whole genome shotgun sequence genomic region, the following are encoded:
- the LOC113533022 gene encoding FXYD domain-containing ion transport regulator 3 — MAQILSLILITFFTLILAEDQQPKDDPFTFDYHRLRVGGLIMAAVLCLIGITILLSGHCRCKFNQDKRRRTGSNAATQQMLNDTARASEC; from the exons ATGGCACAGATTCTGTCACTCATCTTAATCACAT TTTTCACCCTCATCTTGGCAGAGGATCAGCAGCCAA AGGATGATCCGTTCACTTTCG atTATCACCGGCTGCGTGTTGGAGGGCTGATCATGGCCGCGGTGTTGTGTCTGATCGGCATTACTATCCTCCTCA GTGGACACTGCAGATGCAAATTTAACCAGGACAAGAG GAGGAGGACAGGAAGTAACGCAGCGACCCAACAGATGCTCAATGACACAG CACGGGCCAGTGAATGTTAA